The Anaerolineae bacterium genomic sequence CGTCAGGCCCAACTCCTGGATGACCTCGGCCGTGTGGCGGTGGCCGTAAGGGGCATAGGTGCGGACCACGCTGCTGCGCTCCGGATGGTGGGAGCCGGGGTTGGGTTCGGCCCCGCCTTCCGAAGAACCGACCTTGATCTCACCGATGACGGGCCGCTCGGCGTCCAGGAGACCCGCCTGGACCAGGGGCAACAACGCCAGAATGGTGGCAGTGGCGTTGCAGCCCACGCCGCTGACATAGCGGGCCTGGCCCAGTTCCTCGCGGTGCAACTCGGGCAGGCCGTAGACGAACTTTTCCAGCCACTCCGGCGCAGCGTGAGGCCTGCCGTACCAGTACTCGTAGGCGGCAGGATCGCGCAGGCGGAAATCGGCGGAAAGGTCCACAATGTACGACGCCACCTCGGCCCACCGGGCGATGTGCTTCTGGACTTCACCGTGGGGCAAGGCCAAGAAAAGCACATCCACCGGCTCCAAAGCGTCGGGGGCGGTGAACTTGAGTCGGGTACGCTTGCGCAGGTTGGGGT encodes the following:
- a CDS encoding N-acetyl-gamma-glutamyl-phosphate reductase, with protein sequence MTTPTSFTASIVGASGYTGGELLRLLLEHPAVTVVQATSRRYLGQYVYQVHPNLRKRTRLKFTAPDALEPVDVLFLALPHGEVQKHIARWAEVASYIVDLSADFRLRDPAAYEYWYGRPHAAPEWLEKFVYGLPELHREELGQARYVSGVGCNATATILALLPLVQAGLLDAERPVIGEIKVGSSEGGAEPNPGSHHPERSSVVRTYAPYGHRHTAEVIQELGLTQVSLTMTSVDLVRGALATVHAWVKPGVTEKDLWKAYRQVVNENPFLRLVKERRGVYRVPEPKILAGSNYADLGFALDETTGHVVAMCAIDNLMKGAAGSAVQSMNLMLGLNETTGLDFPGLHPI